A genomic region of Denticeps clupeoides chromosome 9, fDenClu1.1, whole genome shotgun sequence contains the following coding sequences:
- the glb1l gene encoding LOW QUALITY PROTEIN: beta-galactosidase-1-like protein (The sequence of the model RefSeq protein was modified relative to this genomic sequence to represent the inferred CDS: inserted 1 base in 1 codon) — translation MGYVALVLFIYLAAHSPGTEAASFSIDHKNDCFLKDGKPFQYVSGSIHYSRIPRFYWKDRLVKMYMAGLNAVQVYVPWNYHETVQGVYDFQGDRDLVHFLDLANQTGLLVILRPGPYICAEWEMGGLPAWLLQKPNIILRSADSDYLQAVGTWLAELLPKMRPWLYGNGGNIITVQVENEYGSYFACDYNYMRHLRTLFRFFLGEDAVLFTTDGNTDREMACGTLQGLYATVDFGTDTNISQAFRRQRRFEPTGPLVNSEFYTGWLDHWGDAHAAVDPQKVSGVLEDMLAMGASVNMYMFEGGTNFGYWNGADLDSRFRAVVTSYDYDAPLSEAGDPTDKLLAIRGVISKFRDVPVGPMPPPSPKMAYGFVTLQKVGTVAGLLDVLSPQGPVESGHPLTFEDVKQYYGYLLYRTKLPASAPEGTPLISPLNGIRDRAYVSVRGAYQGLLERDTTLVMNVTGQQGDQLDVLVENMGRVNFGNKINDHKGILGQLILGNKVLTDWLIYPLDIDGAIARGWPHSGSRQRRPEPEEEPDAGPGFYMGRWSLXGLAWDTFLKLTGWTKGQVWINGVNLGRFWPRRGPQQTLYMPGALLSATRPNNVTVLELEGAPAQPRVLFMDRPQLNGTQEKS, via the exons ATGGGTTACGTCGCGCTGGTCCTCTTCATCTACCTGGCCGCCCACAGCCCG GGCACCGAGGCCGCTTCTTTCTCCATCGACCACAAAAACGACTGCTTCCTGAAGGATGGGAAGCCCTTCCAGTACGTCTCTGGCAGCATCCACTACTCCCGGATCCCCCGGTTCTACTGGAAGGACCGGCTGGTGAAGATGTACATGGCCGGACTGAACGCCGTTCAGGT GTACGTGCCCTGGAACTATCACGAGACGGTGCAGGGGGTCTACGACTTCCAGGGCGACAGGGACCTCGTCCACTTCCTGGACCTGGCCAATCAGACGGGCCTGCTGGTGATCCTGCGCCCGGGACCCTACATCTGTGCCGAGTGGGAGATG GGCGGTTTACCAGCCTGGCTGCTTCAGAAGCCGAACATTATCCTCCGCTCTGCAGACTCAG ATTACCTCCAGGCCGTGGGCACCTGGCTGGCGGAGCTGCTGCCGAAGATGAGGCCCTGGCTGTACGGCAACGGGGGCAACATCATCACCGTGCAG GTGGAGAACGAGTACGGCAGCTACTTCGCCTGCGACTACAACTACATGCGGCACCTGCGCACCCTGTTCCGGTTCTTCCTGGGCGAGGACGCGGTGCTGTTCACCACCGACGGCAACACGGACCGCGAGATGGCGTGCGGGACGCTGCAGGGCCTGTACGCCACCGTGGACTTCGGAACCG ACACCAACATAAGTCAAGCGTTCAGGCGGCAACGGAGGTTTGAACCCACCGGCCCTCTG GTGAACTCCGAGTTCTACACCGGCTGGCTGGACCACTGGGGCGACGCCCACGCCGCCGTGGACCCGCAGAAGGTCAGCGGCGTGCTGGAGGACATGCTGGCCATGGGGGCCAGCGTCAACAT GTACATGTTCGAGGGAGGAACGAACTTCGGATACTGGAACG GCGCCGACCTCGACTCGCGGTTCCGGGCCGTGGTGACGAGTTACGACTACGACGCGCCGCTGTCCGAGGCCGGAGACCCCACCGACAAACTGCTGGCCATCAGAGGGGTCATCAGCAAG TTCCGCGACGTCCCCGTAGGGCCCATGCCGCCACCCTCTCCCAAGATGGCGTACGGCTTTGTGACGTTGCAGAAG GTCGGCACCGTCGCCGGTCTGCTGGACGTCCTGTCGCCACAAGGGCCCGTGGAATCCGGCCACCCGCTCACGTTCGAGGACGTGAAACAG TACTACGGTTATCTGCTGTACCGGACCAAGCTGCCAGCGAGCGCTCCGGAGGGGACGCCTCTCATCTCGCCGCTGAACGGGATCCGCGATCGGGCGTACGTCTCAGTCCGTGGG GCGTACCAGGGCCTGCTGGAGAGGGACACCACCCTGGTGATGAACGTCACCGGCCAGCAGGGAGACCAGCTGGACGTCCTGGTGGAGAACATGGGCAGGGTCAACTTCGGCAACAAGATCAACGACCACAAG GGCATCTTGGGGCAACTCATCCTGGGGAACAAGGTCCTCACCGATTGGCTCATCTACCCCCTGGACATCGATGGTGCCATCGCCAGAGGTTGGCCACACTCGGGCAGCAGGCAGAGACGCCCGGAACCGGAGGAAGAACCGGACGCGGGACCAGGGTTCTACATGGGACGCTGGAGCC ACGGCCTCGCCTGGGACACCTTCTTGAAGCTCACCGGCTGGACCAAG GGCCAGGTGTGGATCAACGGCGTGAACCTGGGCCGCTTCTGGCCCCGGCGCGGCCCCCAGCAGACGCTGTACATGCCGGGGGCCCTGCTCAGCGCCACCCGGCCCAACAACGTCACCGTCCTGGAGCTGGAGGGGGCGCCGGCGCAGCCGCGGGTTCTGTTCATGGACCGTCCTCAGCTCAACGGCACGCAGGAGAAGTCCTGA